The genomic region CGCCGCCCAGCCACTCCCGGAGCACTGCGCGACGCATCGCTTCGAGCCGGGATTCCTTGGCCATGGCTTGGATCAGTCTTCGCCGCTGCCGTCGTCCCCGATCGCTTCGACCGGGCAACCTTCCATCGCCTCGCGGCTCTGGGCGCGCTCCTCGTCGTTCTCCGGCTGCTTGTACACGTACGAGTAGCCTTCGTCGTCGGAGCGGGTGAAATTGTTCGGTGCAGTCTCGCGGCAGAGGTCGCAGTCGATGCACTGGCTATCGACGTAGAATTTGCCGCCGACGTTTTCCGGGTTCTTGTCTTCTCGATCGGCCATTTGGGAAGGAAATGCTGCTGGCAGGTGCATCGCGCCGCCGCGTCCGGCATGCAATCCCTTTTTGCCGAATCCCCAAGACGACCGCATTTGGAAATCCCAACCGCGAATCGACGCCAATCGACGCCAATCGACGCCAATTTGGAAGAAATTGAGCCTTCATTTCGGCAAATCGTGGCCGGGACACCCGTAATTCGCGTCCCTTGGCGTCCATTCGCGGTTCTCAAACTCGCAGCGGTCGGGCGGTGGCCGATTCCCTGCGGCCATGCTTTCCACTGGCCAAGTCCGGGCGCGATTCCTAAACCGGTGGCCACCCTCATCCATGTCCGCGGAACCACAAAATCCTTCCGGCTTGCCGGGCCGCAATCGCCCGCAGCTTTCGGATCTCTCCCGGGAGACCACGGAGGATGATTTGTGGAATCTGGACGAAGAGGCCGCGCCGGGCCAATCCCGGCAGGCCAAGCCGACTCCGTCGCCCCGGCCGATTTCCAACAAGGAAGCCGCCACCGAGCCGGAATCCACCCCCGGGACGGTGGAACCGCCCGCGCCGCGCGGCCTCCACTCGCCGGTCAAGCCGCCGGTCACCCGTTCCACGCCCGCGGACGAGATCGGCGACCTCGACGAAAGCGAGCCGGAGCCTGCCCCCAAGCGCACGTCCAAACCCATTCCCGGCCGCCCGCCTGCTCCCGCTCCATCGCCTCCGCCCGCGGATGAGACCATTTCCCTGACCAGCGCGATCGACGAAGAGCCTGCCGAGCCGCCGGCCCCCGTTGGAAAGCAGCAGAAGAAGAGGGCGAAGAAGAAGCCTGCCGGTTCCGAAGTAACAGCCGCCCCGCAAGCCGCCGCGCCGCCGGTGGTGGAAGAGCTGGAATTGGAGCTCTACCAGCCTGAACCCGAGGCTGCGCCGGAGCCCGAGCCCGAACCCGAACCAGCACCCGAGCCCTACGATGCCGGGCAGGAAGAAGAGCCTGCCCCCGCAGTGGCCAAGGAAAACCGCCCCCGCCCCGCCGCGCCCGCCACCAAGGGCAACATCCCCCGGCCACGGATGAACCGCCGCGAAGTCATCGGCATCGCCTCCTTCGTGGTGGTGGTGATGATCACCGCGCTGTGGGTGCTGACCCGCTTTTTCAGCCAGCTTTCCTTCACCAGTGATTCCGAAGGCCTCCCCGACTACCCGCTGAAGGGCAATCTCGCCTGGATCGCCTCCGGCAGCACCTTCTGGCGCGAACCAGTCCGCAGCGGTGACACCCGCGACGTCGCCCGCCGCGAGGTCGTCTTGATCCCGGTGCTCGAACTCACGCTGGATCCCGAGCATTCGGGGGGTGGCGCCTTGCGCGTGCTGTTCCGCAATGGCGATGGCGAACCGCTTGGCGACCCGATCACCCGCTCCTTCGGTGCCGGCCGCTTCGAGAGCAGCGGCAGCGCCACCGTCGCCTTCGCCGCCACCGATGGCTTCACCGAGGATGGCGATTTCCAGTCCTACCGCACTGGCAAGGGCAATTACTGGACCGCCGACGTGCTGGAAGGCCCTCCCGGCGATAGTCCCGCCAGCTCCTTCAAGAAGATCTCCTCAATTCCCATTTTCCCTGACCGCCGCTGATCCCGACCCTGACCATGTCCGATACCAATGTTCCCCCGCTTGTGCCGCGCGAAGGCTGGCACGTGATGCACCTCTTCTATCAGATCGACCACTCCCAGTGGTCGCTGCTCGGTGATGACGAAAAGCGCGCCGCCAAGACCCGGCTCACTGAGCTGGTCCAGGAGATCCGCGCCACCAAGGACACCCACCTGCTGACCTTCGCGATCGCGACGCCCAAGGCGGACATCGGCTTCATGCTGCTCACGCCGGATCTCCAGGTGGCCACGGGCTATGAAAAGCAGCTCACGCTTTCGCTCGGCCCCGAGATCCTCAGCCCGGCGTATTCGTATCTCTCGATGACCGAGAGCTCGGAATACACGACCACCTCCGCGCAATACGCCGCCGACACCTTGATCGGCGAGAAGGGCCTCACCGAGGGCAGTCCGGAATTCCAGCAGGCCATGAAGGAATTCGAGGAGCGCATGGCGCACTACCTCAAGCACCGCCTCTACCCGGTACTGCCGGACTGGCCGGCGATCTGTTTCTACCCGATGTCCAAGCGCCGCACCGGCGCGGACAATTGGTACTCGCTGTCTTACGAAGCGCGCCGCGAATTGATGAGTGGCCACGCCCGCGTGGGCCGCACGTATTCCGGCCGCATCCTCCAGCTCATCACCGGCTCCACCGGCCTGGATGAATACGAGTGGGGCGTCACCCTGCTCGCCAAGGACACCGTCGATATCAAGTCGATCGTGTATGAGATGCGCTTCGACGAGGTCTCCGCGCGCTATGCGGAATTCGGCGACTTCTACATCGGCATGCAGTTGCCGTTGGATGAGTTGTTCCGGCGGATTTGCTTGTGAGCGAGCCGCGAAGAGCGCGGGCTAGGGTTGGCAAGAGGACCCGGCCCGCTTGCCCTCCCCCCGCGCCGCACGGACGACCAGCCCGATGGGCTGGGCTAAGAAATGTCGCGCCGTTGGCGCTGCGGAGACTGGCGGTTGAGAGCCATCTCTGTGCTCCCCTTCGCGACCCGGCAGTCGGCGTCGTCTGTTAGAACTCGCCGCGGAATGAACATCGCGCCGTCGGGGTCTCGTAAATCACGATTTCCGCCAGGCCGGGAAGCTGGGGCGCCAGTTTTTTCCAAAACCACCCCGCCATCCGCTCGATGGTCGGGCTTTCGAGGCCCTCGATGTCATTGAGGTAGCCGTGGTCCATCAGCTCCAGCAGCGGGCGCATGGCTTCCGTGATCCGCTTGTGGTCATAGACCCAGCCGATGGTCTCATCCACCTCGCCCTCGATCGAGATTTCCACCTTGAAGCTGTGGCCGTGCATGCGGCGGCATTTGTGGTCCTCCGGCAGGCTCGGCAGGGTGTGGGCGGCTTCGAAGCGGAAGTCTTTGGTCAAGCGGGCGCGCATGGCGGGGGGAATTGAAATCACCAATCATCGGGAAAGGAATCACCAATCATCAATCCTCCAATCACCAATCGAAGTGTTTGGAAGAAATAGAATGGCTCTCGCCTCAGCCAGCCCGCGTCAAAGCGGGCGACTCTTCCCAAGGAACCTCCGTACTTCGCGTCAGCGATACTGCCTCTTCAGGCACTCTGATTGGTGATTCTCACGGATTGGAAGATTGATGATTGGTGATTTCCCCTTCAAACCTCCCTCCGCATGCCGGATTCCCGACCTGTCGTTCTCATCCCCAGCTACAATACCGGCCCAATCCTCCCCTCCACCGTGGCGGCGGCGCTGGCGCAGGACGTATCGGTGCGGGTTGTGATCGACGGCTCCACTGACGGCTCGCCGGAGCTGCTCCAGCCGCTGCTTTCCCATCCCCGGCTGAAGGTCGCCCACCTCCCGAAGAATGCCGGCAAGGGTTCCGCCGTCCTGTACGGGACCCGCGCGGCGCTGGCCGAGGGCTTCACCCACGTGCTGTGCATGGATGCCGATGGCCAGCATCCGGCGGACATGATCCCGGACTACTTTAGGCTGTCTCACCAGCATCCCCAGGCCGCGGTCTTCGGCCGGCCCGTGTTCGATGCCTCTGCGCCCGCCCTGCGGGTGAATGGCCGGAAGGTATCCAACTTCTGGGCGAATCTCGAAACCATGGGCTGGGGCATCGATGACTCGCTCTTCGGCATGCG from Luteolibacter arcticus harbors:
- a CDS encoding ferredoxin gives rise to the protein MADREDKNPENVGGKFYVDSQCIDCDLCRETAPNNFTRSDDEGYSYVYKQPENDEERAQSREAMEGCPVEAIGDDGSGED
- the hemQ gene encoding hydrogen peroxide-dependent heme synthase → MSDTNVPPLVPREGWHVMHLFYQIDHSQWSLLGDDEKRAAKTRLTELVQEIRATKDTHLLTFAIATPKADIGFMLLTPDLQVATGYEKQLTLSLGPEILSPAYSYLSMTESSEYTTTSAQYAADTLIGEKGLTEGSPEFQQAMKEFEERMAHYLKHRLYPVLPDWPAICFYPMSKRRTGADNWYSLSYEARRELMSGHARVGRTYSGRILQLITGSTGLDEYEWGVTLLAKDTVDIKSIVYEMRFDEVSARYAEFGDFYIGMQLPLDELFRRICL
- the queD gene encoding 6-carboxytetrahydropterin synthase QueD, coding for MRARLTKDFRFEAAHTLPSLPEDHKCRRMHGHSFKVEISIEGEVDETIGWVYDHKRITEAMRPLLELMDHGYLNDIEGLESPTIERMAGWFWKKLAPQLPGLAEIVIYETPTARCSFRGEF
- a CDS encoding glycosyltransferase family 2 protein, with the translated sequence MPDSRPVVLIPSYNTGPILPSTVAAALAQDVSVRVVIDGSTDGSPELLQPLLSHPRLKVAHLPKNAGKGSAVLYGTRAALAEGFTHVLCMDADGQHPADMIPDYFRLSHQHPQAAVFGRPVFDASAPALRVNGRKVSNFWANLETMGWGIDDSLFGMRLYPAAELVTVFESTCFARRFDFDPEVAVRLAWRGVPILNLPTPVRYLSREEGGISQFRYLRDNALLTWMHARLLFGFLVRLPWLALRGENPLHPFSPPHS